TGTGAAAGAAAGTGGAGTATTCACAAATGATAATATTGCTCAGATGTTATCTTGTGGCATCAGCGTATTCGGGATAGATCAATTCAGCCCCGACTTTGCAAAACAAGGACTTTGGTCTTGGGATAACGCAGAACCAAACGATTATGGTGGAGCAGAAGACTGTTTACAGATCGTAGGAAGTGGACGTTGGAACGATAACAAATGTTCCAATAGCTATCGTTATGCTTGTAAAGATGGAAGCGGAAACTGGGCAATCACGGATGCTTCTGGAAATTGGGCAAATGGAAAGAGTGCATGTTCTGCTAGAGGCTGGAACTTCTCTTCTCCTGTAACTCCATATGAAAACAAGAAACTCCAAGAGGCAAAAAATGCTAAGGGAGTTTCAGAAGTATGGGCAAATCTTACCGACCAATACTCGGAAGGATACTGGGAAGCCGGAAGATAATCTAATATACTTTCTGCTTTAAGGTAAAAACGGGATCTTCGAGGAATCGGGGTCCCGTTTTTTTATTTTTAGGCCAAATTCACCGGAATTTTATCGTCGACTTAAACATTATAAAAACGGATGATTTACGAAGAATAAAAGTTTTAGCCGGCCTTTTTGGGGGCTCTCCGGCGCTTGGTTAAGGAAACGTTTCAGATTTATGATCCAATCTTTCTTTAAAATTTTATTTGCGGAAGATAACGAAACTTCTGCCGAATTGCTCATTCATTTTTTGGAAAGGTTCAATTTCGAAGTGGACCATGTCGTAGATGGAATGGCAGCTGAACTTAAATTAAGAAAAACCAAATATGATTTTATCCTCTTGGATAATATGATGCCCGTACTTTCGGGGGTCCGCCTAGCAAGTAAGGTCCCTGATCTGAATAAAAATACCCCCATTGTCTTCTTAACTGCTAGCAACGAAAAAGAAGAGGTCATGGCTGCAGCACATAGTAAACAACTTGTAGGTTATATTCTCAAACCTTTTGATCCAGAAAAACTTTTACAAAAGATCGTTTCGGTACTGAAAATCCCGGAAGATATGCTTGTGGACAAAAAGAAATATCCATTCTCGATTGAAAGGACCCAAAACGTATCTTACGGAAATGGAGTGAAACTCATCGGTTGTCCTTTCCAAAAAAATGCGGAGAAGATCGCCCAAGAGATCGCATTTGTTCTGAAGGAACTCCCCGGAGTTCGTAAGTTCTTCATCGAAGTGGGAGAAGAATTCTATTATCACAAAAGAGCCCAGGAAATCCTGGCCTCCCTAGTGACCCGTCTGGCTTCTAAATACGAGATAAGGGAAGAAGATATTCTCATACTTTCTCCTTAATTTTTTTGGAACCGACTTTTTAGGCTCCGGTCCCAGGAGCATAAAGAGGAGAAATGAATGTTTCGCAAAATTACGAAAATAACCGCGATTTTGTTGGTGCTGGGGACTACCGCCCTACTGACTCAAGGCTGCCATCATAAATGGATGTCTCATGAGAAAAGAGCCAATTATATCGTCAAAAAACTTAAATCAGAATTGGATCTAACTGATACACAAGCAGCTGCCCTTGATAAAATAAAAGAGGACGTGCTTGCAAAACGTAAAGAGCTAAAGATGGGCGGACACTTCCTTCCTAAGGAAGCAGTAGAAGAACTTCGTGCTGACAAATTGAATCCTGAAAAATGGAACAAACTGGGCGAAGAAAGAGAAAAAAAGATCGCAGCTCTTAGAGTATTTTTCACCAAAAAGGCAGTGGATTTCCACGCGATATTAACTCCCGAACAAAGAGGGAAACTGGCGGATCTAATCCTTAAGTTCCAGAGTAAATTCGATAAGGAAGACGAGGATTAATTTCCAAAGTCTTTCGGAGGTAAAATGGGAGAGGCAGAATTTTCCCGCTTCGTAGAAGAAACCAGGGAGATCGTCTTAGCGGCGATCTCCCGTTACTTGTATGAACGCTTTGCATATGCGATAGATGATGTCGCACAGGAAACATATCTTCGCGCTTATAAGGCATTACAAAAAGGTCAATTTAGGGGAGACTCTAAGCTGACCACTTGGTTATACACAATCGCTAGGAACGAATCCATTCGTATGAATGAAAATCTAGTTAGGGAAGAAACCAAGGCGGAGAAAGCCGGAAAAAGATCGGAAGAAGATTCCAGAAGTTTCGCTTTTGATAAAGAACTCCCGGAGGATAGAGAAGATCTTCCTACTTGGGAAAAAGCAAAACTTTGGATTGGCAATCTTCCCGAAGCGTATAGAAGTGTGATCCAATATTATCTTTCCGGATATTCCGAAAAAGAGATCGCAGAAGTTCTGGGAGTTCCTGCGGGAACGGTAAAATCCAGAGCGGCTAGAGGAAAGGAAATGTTGCGAAGAATGCAGAACTCCGAAAAAAGAGAAGGAGGAGAAGTATGGGGAAAATATTAAAAGATTGTCTACCAATGAAGGAAGAGATCGAAAAAAGAAAATCAGATCCGAACTGGTCTAAAAATTTAGCTTCTTGTGTGATCGATAGATACACAAAAGAAGAAAGTTCTAAAAAGTTGGTCCAGTTCCCGATCAGAAATGTATTAGCGGCCGCGGCTGCACTCCTCTTAGGCATTTCTATCGGTTGGTATTCTTTTGCCGGGCAATTCAACTCAGAAGATGAATACTATCTTGGTGTTTCTTCTATTTTAGAAGGCGAATCTTACCTTACCACTCTGGAAGAATAAATAGATCGGGCCTGAATTCTCTGGCCCGTCATTCTCTTTAATCTAAGCCGAATCTCCTGGAATCAAAATTCCGGGAGATGTTCCGCTAAATCCAAAAAAATCACAAGCACAGTAAACATTCTACTACACGTAACTCCCATATTCCCCAGGAGGAGAATGTTTATGAAAAATTTATCACTCACAGTTCTGGACGGTTTTTTAACCGGCGATCCGGAACTAAAGAGAACCCAAGCTGGAAAGTCTGTCACAAATTTTACAGTGGCGGTGAACCATAACTACAAAAGAGCAGAAGGAGAAGAGTCCGAGGTTTCCTACGTAGACGTAGAGGTTTGGGAAAGGCTTGCTGAAAATTGTTCTGAATATCTTAAAAAAGGAAAAAAGGTAACAGTAATCGGACATTTAAAACAGGATAGATGGAAAAATCAGGAAGGCCAATCCCGTTCCAAGGTCAAAGTAATAGCGGACGAGGTCCGATTCGACAGCTTCGGAGATAGAAAAGAAAAAGAAGCGGCGTAACATCCTCACGAGGGCGAGGCCTTGGGAGGATTTTCAAGGTCTCACCTTTCTTGACGGTTTGGGTCGGTCCTTGGTTTATGTAGGAAAAGAATGCTTACTATTATTTGGGCCGGTGGACAGCCGGGAAAAATTTCCGAATTGAGAAGAATGACCCAAGCGGAATGGGAACATCTTCGCAATGATCTTCCGACTAACGTGAAAACTTTTATAGACTGTGACGAAGATACCGTCTTAATTTCTCATCCCAACTTTTCGGAAAAGGAATTGGTAGAAATCTCCAATTTCGATGGCCTCAAATTCTCCGACGGTTTGATCCCAGTGATCACCAAAGATGAGAAGGGCCTTGTTTTAATGCAGGCATTCTCCAATTTAGAAAGTTTGGAACTCAGCAAAAAAGAATCCCTTGGAATTTATTTCAGCAGGTCCAGGAACCAGCTATGGAGAAAGGGAGACACTTCCGGACATATCCAAAAACTGAAAAGGATCTTAGCACCCGATGATGGAAGTTTTGTTGTGTACGAAGTGGAACAGGAAGGTGCAGCCTGTCACGAAGGGTATTATTCCTGTTTTTTCAGAGAGCAGGATAGAGCTGGGATAAAAAACTTAGTTCCAGAGATCCCTTTTTTAGGGAAGTAGAGGTTCCGTAAAAAGGAAATTTCGCCGATAGAAATACGAGGCAGATGCGGTTATGATTTTTAAAAATACATTCGTGAGAAGATCCGTTGTTTTATTAGGCATACTTGCACTTTCGGGTGTGGTCGCCTTCTTTGTTACAGATGAGATCAAAGGTGGAGCCGTAGGTGCCGGCCAGGTAAAAGTGGACATCATAGTAGAGCCTGGCGATTCTCCTTCAGAAGTTACTGAAAATCTTTCCAAGAACGGATTATTAAAATCTTCTAAATATTTCCTTTTTCTAATTAAAGCAACCAGATCTGCAGGAAAGATCAAGGCCGGTCTATATGAGATCAATGACGGGATGGATGCGCGTAAGATCCTACAAGTGATCACGGAAGGAAAAGTTAAACTTGTCACATTTACCGTTCCGGAAGGTTATAATAACCGCCAGATAGGCGATTTATTAGTTAAGAAAAACTTAATTAAGACCAGAGCCGATTTTTTGAATGCCGCTTCCAGAACGGAGCTATTAAGAGAGTTTAAGATCCCTGCAAATAATGCGGAAGGTTATCTATTCCCGGAAACTTACAGTGTTCCGGTGAATTTCCCTGCGGATAAGATCGCAAGGATGATGATCAAAAGATTTTATGTTAGATTGGAGAAGGTTCCTGGAGCAAAGGAATTAGATCCTAAAAAACTGCATGAGATCGTGGTCCTTGCTTCAGTGGTAGAAAGAGAAGCCAAAAAAAATGAAGAAAGACCTTTGATGGCCGGCGTATTCTTAAATCGTTTGAAACAAGATATTCCTTTGGAGTCTTGCGCTACTATCCAGTATCTTTTTGATAAACCTCATCCTCGTATTTTTGAAAAAGATCTGAAGATCGTTTCTCCTTATAATACTTATATGAATAAAGGATATCCGCCTGGTCCTATTTCTAATCCGGGACAACCTTCTTTAGAAGCGGCACTCATGCCAACTAAGACAGAGTATCTATTCTTCTTATTAAAACCGGATGGATTTCATTACTTCTCTAAAAGTTTTAAAGAACATGCCGAAGCTAAGAAAAAGTATATCGACGTTCTTTACGAATAGAGGATTACGATCATGAGTTCCCCTGTAGAAGAAATCGTTTCGGTCTCAGAACAATTAAAAGAGGTCCAAAGGGCTTTGGATCTTTTTAAAGAAAAGCAGCTTAAAAGAGAATCGGCGAGCGACGCGGCTATTGAATTCGTAGAAAAGGCAAGTTTGGTTTTGGATCGGGCAGAAAGAAAAGAGATCCTTCTCACTGATGACCAAAAAAGAAGGATCCGAAATAATCTATTAAAGATTAGATCTTCTCTGGTCCGCAATATGGAAGGTTGATCTAGGAACTCCTACAG
This window of the Leptospira andrefontaineae genome carries:
- a CDS encoding response regulator; the encoded protein is MIQSFFKILFAEDNETSAELLIHFLERFNFEVDHVVDGMAAELKLRKTKYDFILLDNMMPVLSGVRLASKVPDLNKNTPIVFLTASNEKEEVMAAAHSKQLVGYILKPFDPEKLLQKIVSVLKIPEDMLVDKKKYPFSIERTQNVSYGNGVKLIGCPFQKNAEKIAQEIAFVLKELPGVRKFFIEVGEEFYYHKRAQEILASLVTRLASKYEIREEDILILSP
- a CDS encoding Spy/CpxP family protein refolding chaperone, translated to MFRKITKITAILLVLGTTALLTQGCHHKWMSHEKRANYIVKKLKSELDLTDTQAAALDKIKEDVLAKRKELKMGGHFLPKEAVEELRADKLNPEKWNKLGEEREKKIAALRVFFTKKAVDFHAILTPEQRGKLADLILKFQSKFDKEDED
- a CDS encoding RNA polymerase sigma factor, whose amino-acid sequence is MGEAEFSRFVEETREIVLAAISRYLYERFAYAIDDVAQETYLRAYKALQKGQFRGDSKLTTWLYTIARNESIRMNENLVREETKAEKAGKRSEEDSRSFAFDKELPEDREDLPTWEKAKLWIGNLPEAYRSVIQYYLSGYSEKEIAEVLGVPAGTVKSRAARGKEMLRRMQNSEKREGGEVWGKY
- a CDS encoding single-stranded DNA-binding protein; protein product: MKNLSLTVLDGFLTGDPELKRTQAGKSVTNFTVAVNHNYKRAEGEESEVSYVDVEVWERLAENCSEYLKKGKKVTVIGHLKQDRWKNQEGQSRSKVKVIADEVRFDSFGDRKEKEAA
- a CDS encoding phosphoribosyl-AMP cyclohydrolase, yielding MLTIIWAGGQPGKISELRRMTQAEWEHLRNDLPTNVKTFIDCDEDTVLISHPNFSEKELVEISNFDGLKFSDGLIPVITKDEKGLVLMQAFSNLESLELSKKESLGIYFSRSRNQLWRKGDTSGHIQKLKRILAPDDGSFVVYEVEQEGAACHEGYYSCFFREQDRAGIKNLVPEIPFLGK
- the mltG gene encoding endolytic transglycosylase MltG, producing the protein MIFKNTFVRRSVVLLGILALSGVVAFFVTDEIKGGAVGAGQVKVDIIVEPGDSPSEVTENLSKNGLLKSSKYFLFLIKATRSAGKIKAGLYEINDGMDARKILQVITEGKVKLVTFTVPEGYNNRQIGDLLVKKNLIKTRADFLNAASRTELLREFKIPANNAEGYLFPETYSVPVNFPADKIARMMIKRFYVRLEKVPGAKELDPKKLHEIVVLASVVEREAKKNEERPLMAGVFLNRLKQDIPLESCATIQYLFDKPHPRIFEKDLKIVSPYNTYMNKGYPPGPISNPGQPSLEAALMPTKTEYLFFLLKPDGFHYFSKSFKEHAEAKKKYIDVLYE